From the Kwoniella pini CBS 10737 chromosome 8, complete sequence genome, one window contains:
- a CDS encoding exodeoxyribonuclease III, with protein MRILTWNVNVLRTCLDYHPFSQMKKKNVEGLLDELGAQIYCFQEHKTPRAKLEKSMAVPGPYDGFWTFPRSKTGYSGVCTYVDSRYCVPIRAEEGITGLLLDDNKGSTMKPPWSEAERIGHYPETEEMAWMDEVDGKDFDVKRLDMEGRAVVCDFGLFVLFNLYSPNETNETRRPYKMNFLQCLQQRVKLLQQAGREVIIVGDINIMRAPIDSGEGGIRTSAEQHYEHPARRILDDWCAPKGPMVDVVRESWPDRDDMFTCWNQKLDARSANYGSRIDLILCTPGLRPWIKGGDILNKVYGSDHCPVYIDLYETITDPEKGEIHLRDMLNPSDRPISTAPIYPNTVPRTMPEPPRFATKFFDEFSGRQTTLRSFFGGGGDGSAQRNRKEPSASPTPSRVTATPAPADSTPNGFISSQVEQSHSKPIPDANEAVTTPFSLARAAFDAMDEAHQAGPSITSVPSASSSMSQHKRMPLSPRRHSSRDQAIDMTSDDEGADSHSGIGTESAKIISLAKPKSSKTNSKPSPAGQTKLSLFFSQPHPPPKAKRNLSSSPAVEPSVKQARRSFSNSTVPQSLSRSPSISKNTNEAVETPIEECKTGWTEAEDELVNQAIQQAEQDRKMKNDMAKPVWGDLFAKKLPPLCTVHHQPCKDFLVNKPGPNKGKRFWLCSLPVGAGYDTGRSKRPREDVNHKFRCDFFLWDSANSRKEKVGDLKPS; from the exons ATGAGGATATTGACATGGAATGTG AACGTACTGAGGACATGTCTGGACTATCATCC ATTCAGccaaatgaagaagaagaatgtgGAAGGTTTACTTGATGAGCTAGGCGCACAGATATATTGCTTCCAAG AACATAAGACACCTCGAGCCAAATTAGAGAAATCTATGGCAGTGCCTGGGCCATACGACGGATTTTGGACGTTCCCTCGTTCAAAGACCGGCTACTCAGGAGTATGTACCTATGTTGATTCAAGATACTGTGTCCCTATCAGAGCAGAAGAAGGGATCACCGGCTTGTTAttagatgataataaaggaTCAACTATGAAACCTCCTTGGTCGGAGGCTGAACGTATAGGTCATTATCCCGAGACTGAGGAGATGGCATGGATGGATGAGGTTGATGGAAAAGACTTCGATGTCAAGAGGCTGGACATGGAAGGCAGAGCTGTAGTATGCGATTTTGG TCTATTCGTCCTGTTCAATTTATATTCCCCCAACGAGACCAATGAAACCCGTCGTCCGTATAAGATGAACTTTCTTCAATGTCTCCAACAGCGGGtcaagcttcttcaacaagCTGGAAGAGAAGTCATCATAGTCGGGGATATCAACATAATGAGAGCACCTATAGACTCTGGTGAAGGCGGAATAAGAACATCAGCAGAACAACATTACGAACATCCGGCTCGACGTATACTCGATGATTGGTGCGCACCAAAGGGGCCGATGGTGGACGTTGTACGGGAAAGCTGGCCAGACAGGGATGATATGTTCACTTGTTGGAATCAGAAGCTAGATGCAAG ATCCGCCAATTATGGCTCACGcattgatttgattttgtgCACACCAGGTCTTAGACCCTGGATCAAAGGGGGTGATATTCTGAATAAAGTCTACGGATCAGATCATTGTCCGGTATATATCGATCTCTACGAGACCATTACGGATCCTGAGAAAGGAGAGATACATTTACGAGATATGCTGAACCCATCCGATCGACCAATATCGACCGCACCAATATACCCGAATACAGTACCTCGAACAATGCCTGAACCCCCTAGGTTTGCCACCAAATTCTTCGACGAATTTTCGGGAAGACAAACCACCCTTCGAAGTTTCTTCGGTGGAGGTGGAGACGGATCAGCTCAAAGAAACAGGAAAGAACCTAGTGCTTCGCCGACTCCGTCACGCGTTACCGCTACCCCTGCTCCTGCTGATTCAACCCCTAATGGTTTCATTTCAAGTCAAGTGGAGCAGTCACACTCCAAGCCGATTCCTGATGCCAATGAAGCTGTTACTACGCCATTCAGTTTAGCAAGAGCAGCTTTTGACGCGATGGATGAAGCACACCAAGCCGGTCCATCAATCACATCCGTCCCGTCGGCATCATCGTCAATGTCCCAACATAAGAGGATGCCATTGTCTCCACGCAGACATTCATCGAGAGATCAAGCTATAGACATGACATCAGATGACGAAGGTGCAGATTCTCATAGTGGCATTGGAACTGAATCAGCAAAAATAATATCCCTTGCTAAACCAAAGTCCTCCAAAACCAATTCCAAACCAAGCCCGGCGGGTCAAACCAAATTATCATTGTTCTTTTCACAGCCACACCCCCCTCCGAAGGCTAAACGTAACTTGTCATCCAGTCCTGCTGTGGAGCCATCAGTCAAACAAGCTAGACGCTCATTCTCCAATTCAACGGTACCCCAATCACTTTCTCGATCCCCCTCAATCTCGAAAAACACGAATGAAGCTGTCGAAACGCCAATTGAAGAGTGTAAAACTGGGTGGacagaagcagaagatgagTTAGTCAATCAGGCAATACAACAAGCTGAACAAGATCGGAAAATGAAGAACGATATGGCCAAGCCCGTTTGGGGAGACTTATTCGCAAAGAAACTTCCACCATTGTGTACTGTGCATCATCAACCTTGTAAAGACTTCT TGGTGAATAAACCAGGACCAAACAAGGGCAAGAGATTTTGGTTATGCTCTTT ACCTGTTGGAGCAGGATATGACACAGGCCGAAGTAAACGACCAAGGGAAGATGTAAATCATAAGTTTAGATGCGATTT CTTCTTGTGGGATAGTGCTAATtcaagaaaagagaaagtaGGAGACCTCAAACCATCATAA